From a single Pyxicephalus adspersus chromosome 11, UCB_Pads_2.0, whole genome shotgun sequence genomic region:
- the LOC140341428 gene encoding uncharacterized protein gives MEWPLDFRAQISSAGSSYTDLLFVYFSPPLTCSCFAPSSLQCHCISSQARPVCFSLPIQALYSSCAQQKGVDMAEVEIATEALSGALDSAAPESLSFNIAIIGPRGSGKTTLVRSLCHQTEHFGPKFLDSYFRGEEGSNEVACHSYPSLPNVTLLDYPGYNPDDSPTAYLDGVKPENVHFLVLTVGEVITDFDLQLLGALKHLGKPYCVVQTHIDLTLHTEKRQQGKNYWRGQTLLDLRGKTEERLGGSGPQGAHIFLVACLEPQNFDFVEMVDYIERELLQWKRPSSHRADPQTQELASVFEVQCDQEGLSEFCSLLSIFIDNPPPVSAVVGITGNDKGWILSALCEPPLSGLVVRSLPGPGTPPMSVEQYLQNLQTEACDVYLIVGSGMDNSSRATLVEALVAAGKHCMLIGGDEERKHRLETKGHVEGGKKSERHGTDFPGLRVALEKGAPQLVRERLLHSIPSIIVQLVRRERRRLMMGIYDLCLDICAKSSEGELPEALAKLLSALTSFCSRYGLDDDSLTLISQVTGCSSEDLRTEIQCPLAQDPSAEQLLQMASQPLSISELVWSYIPHWGGGEEAPTKLSYERTYRLLVEAIWGMAEDAERVLLHGCTNQKVAKERTAFCHWPCV, from the exons ATGGAGTGGCCCCTGGATTTTAGGGCCCAGATTTCCTCTGCAGGCAGCTCATACACAGATTTGCTGTTTGTGTATTTCTCTCCTCCTCTCACATGTTCCTGTTTTGCTCCCTCCTCTCTGCAGTGTCATTGTATCTCCTCCCAGGCCAGGCCTGTCTGCTTCTCTCTCCCCATCCAGGCATTGTATAGCAGCTGTGCTCAGCAG AAAGGAGTAGACATGGCTGAAGTGGAGATAGCTACAGAAGCTTTGTCTGGAGCTCTGGACTCGGCTGCTCCAGAATCGCTGAGTTTTAATATTGCCATCATCGGACCTCGAGGATCAGGAAAAACCACACTAGTCCGATCTCTTTGTCACCAAACAGAACACTTTGGTCCTAAGTTCTTGGACTCGTATTTTAGAGGAGAAGAAGGCTCCAATGAAGTCGCATGCCATTCTTACCCTTCTCTACCCAATGTAACTCTTCTAGACTATCCAGGGTACAACCCTGACGATTCTCCTACTGCGTATCTGGATGGCGTTAAACCTGAAAATGTCCACTTCCTGGTATTGACGGTCGGGGAGGTCATCACCGATTTTGACCTGCAACTTTTAGGAGCCCTCAAACATTTAGGGAAGCCCTATTGTGTGGTGCAGACCCATATTGATCTTACTCTGCATACAGAGAAGAGGCAGCAAGGGAAGAATTACTGGAGAGGCCAGACACTTTTGGACTTAAGGGGGAAAACAGAAGAGCGGCTGGGTGGAAGCGGGCCTCAGGGTGCTCACATTTTCTTGGTCGCCTGCCTGGAACCCCAGAACTTTGACTTTGTGGAGATGGTGGATTATATTGAGAGGGAGCTGCTTCAGTGGAAAAG GCCAAGTAGTCACAGAGCAGATCCTCAAACTCAAGAACTAGCGTCGGTCTTTGAAGTACAGTGTGATCAAGAGGGACTGTCTGAATTCTGCTCTCTCCTCAGCATCTTTATAGACAATCCTCCTCCAGTGTCGGCTGTGGTTGGTATAACTGGCAATGATAAAGGTTGGATTCTTAGTGCCCTCTGTGAACCTCCACTTTCGGGACTTGTCGTTAGATCCCTTCCAGGTCCAGGTACCCCACCCATGTCTGTGGAGCAGTACTTACAGAACTTGCAGACAGAAGCTTGTGATGTCTACTTGATTGTAGGCTCGGGGATGGACAATAGTTCTCGTGCCACCTTGGTTGAAGCCCTGGTTGCAGCTGGCAAACACTGTATGCTGATTGGTGGGGATGAAGAGAGGAAACATAGGTTGGAGACCAAAGGGCATGTGGAAGGTGGGAAAAAATCAGAACGCCATGGGACTGATTTTCCTGGTTTGAGGGTAGCTTTAGAAAAGGGAGCTCCTCAGTTAGTCAGAGAGAGGCTTCTGCATTCCATCCCGTCCATCATTGTTCAGTTGGTAAGGAGAGAGCGAAGAAGGCTCATGATGGGCATCTACGACCTCTGCCTGGACATATGCGCCAAGTCATCTGAAGGTGAGCTTCCTGAAGCTTTGGCCAAACTTTTATCTGCTCTTACATCATTCTGTTCCCGCTACGGACTAGATGACGACTCGCTAACGCTAATATCCCAAGTGACTGGCTGCAGCTCCGAGGATTTACGCACCGAGATTCAATGCCCCCTGGCCCAAGACCCAAGTGCAGAACAACTGCTGCAGATGGCATCTCAGCCCCTTTCTATATCTGAGCTGGTCTGGAGTTACATCCCACactggggaggaggagaagaggcCCCTACCAAATTATCCTACGAACGCACCTACCGACTTCTGGTGGAAGCCATTTGGGGGATGGCGGAAGATGCAGAGCGGGTGCTGCTTCACGGATGCACCAATCAGAAAGTGGCCAAAGAACGGACTGCTTTCTGCCACTGGCCTTGTGTGTGA
- the LOC140341429 gene encoding interferon-inducible GTPase 5-like, with protein METFTELSLTEHEVEIVVANREESDDPDGSPPEDCWDFSVAVAGGPGVGKTVLIQALLGFNENGQHSRAAFLHPTKPDGPLLYLHPSHPGLTLWELPLEDGSPEKWISEADLLLLVTDRQFSQAHVDLASSALNQGKKLCLVRTKVDCNLHTLKRRMKEEYNRVEVLSALRMITIQPFSKMNREEASPLFLVSGFEQNKLDISKLKAEVEKTSRECGRPLCLAQQGYEVIGYEEIAELQSALERGGISEMVRFIQSSLDSLLDTRFELAMMGGNPAFRHSILNTLRGLIDREDGAAHGGNPENPIEYPCLKYPKASLWDLPGMESLESQPKKYLESVHMNHYDFILLFLTPWQEASSSYKSLVLELKKEGRKSAFVQDCGEDDSQQGAKDSDVFVLSPDEIPGPEFHRFLGFLEKKLSSQKFRAFMLSLPNLSAEVIQKKMEALSQEVWKVALLSSLVASVPVPGVAVACDLSLLTARLDTYRQELGLDADSLAILSHKSGVPVPKLMLEIQSPAGKGVTRELVGKMLGSSTGIGLEVAGVFLHRFPLLGPLATGGIAFHASYLVLTRCLKAMSEDAQRVLARAQSSA; from the exons ATGGAAACTTTCACTGAGCTCAGCCTTACAGAACACGAAGTGGAGATAGTCGTGGCTAACAGAGAAGAATCTGATGATCCTGATGGCTCTCCTCCTGAAGATTGCTGGGACTTTTCAGTGGCGGTTGCCGGTGGTCCTGGTGTGGGCAAAACAGTCTTGATACAGGCTCTTCTTGGCTTCAATGAGAATGGTCAACATTCAAGAGCAGCTTTTCTGCATCCTACCAAACCTGATGGACCGTTACTGTACCTTCATCCTTCCCACCCGGGTCTGACTCTCTGGGAGCTTCCTCTAGAAGATGGCTCTCCTGAAAAGTGGATCTCCGAAGCAGACCTTCTTCTTCTGGTTACCGATAGGCAATTCTCACAAGCTCATGTCGATCTGGCTAGCAGTGCTTTGAACCAGGGCAAAAAGCTTTGTCTTGTACGCACAAAAGTGGATTGCAACTTGCATACCCTGAAGAGGAGGATGAAGGAAGAATACAATCGGGTGGAAGTGTTGTCTGCATTACGAATGATCACCATACAGCCATTCAGCAAAATGAACAGGGAAGAGGCTTCACCATTGTTCTTGGTGTCAGGTTTTGAGCAAAATAAACTGGACATATCAAAGCTGAAGGCAGAGGTTGAAAAGACATCAAGAGAGTGTGGCAG ACCCCTTTGTCTTGCCCAGCAAGGGTATGAAGTAATTGGCTATGAAGAAATAGCAGAGTTGCAGTCTGCGTTGGAGAGAGGAGGGATTTCAGAGATGGTTAGGTTCATCCAAAGCAGCCTGGACTCTCTGCTGGACACTAGATTTGAACTTGCCATGATGGGTGGTAACCCTGCTTTCCGTCACTCAATTTTAAACACCCTTCGGGGACTGATTGATAGAGAAGATGGAGCAGCTCATGGTGGAAACCCCGAAAACCCTATAGAATATCCTTGTCTTAAATACCCCAAGGCCAGCCTGTGGGACCTCCCCGGGATGGAGAGTTTGGAGTCACAGCCGAAGAAATACCTAGAAAGTGTTCACATGAACCACTATGACTTCATTCTTCTGTTCCTTACACCATGGCAAGAGGCTTCAAGTAGTTACAAATCCTTAGTTCTTGAGctgaagaaggaaggaaggaaaagtgCTTTTGTCCAGGACTGTGGGGAAGATGATAGCCAGCAAGGAGCAAAGGATAGTGATGTTTTTGTCCTGTCTCCTGATGAAATTCCTGGTCCTGAATTCCATAGGTTTTTAGGTTTTCTGGAGAAGAAGCTCTCCAGCCAGAAGTTTCGGGCTTTCATGCTTTCACTTCCAAACCTCTCTGCAGaagtaattcagaaaaaaatggaggCGCTTTCCCAAGAAGTATGGAAAGTGGCTTTGCTGTCCAGCCTGGTGGCTAGCGTACCGGTCCCTGGAGTGGCAGTTGCATGTGATCTATCTTTACTGACTGCACGCCTGGACACTTATCGTCAAGAATTGGGCCTAGACGCTGATTCTTTAGCTATTTTGTCTCATAAGTCAGGGGTTCCAGTGCCCAAACTAATGTTAGAGATTCAGAGCCCCGCTGGGAAAGGAGTGACAAGGGAGCTTGTTGGGAAAATGCTTGGCTCTTCCACAGGTATTGGGTTGGAAGTTGCAGGAGTTTTCTTGCACAGATTCCCTCTGTTGGGCCCTTTGGCCACTGGAGGAATAGCTTTCCATGCCAGTTACTTAGTACTTACCCGCTGCTTGAAGGCCATGTCAGAAGATGCCCAGCGGGTACTTGCCAGAGCACAATCATCTGCTTAG
- the LOC140341004 gene encoding urokinase plasminogen activator surface receptor-like → MRLLLHTVLYSALLCLASSLQCFQYNGLPDLAKEEQVVKNCESTHQYCSSSLFTYGDLVSGNVLVKGCSTGQSCNKTQSGPIKFIQTSETVLCCDTELCNEHLVPDLGEDARIHCLACQGPPSYCGGSSHPNLRCGPSQKSCIEVSITSALSQDIHHTMIKSCSNTSSCPGLSAFSNGKNPVSYSCIHHCCNGSLCNKGNFAAEDPGAENGLECYSRSSPKEVSTMRCRGQMTQCVDLMGESSHSAPVMSGCATESFCQGLYPTFPIPGWTRTVCCTKSLCNQGNSTATNDIKH, encoded by the exons ATGAGACTACTTCTCCACACTGTGCTCTACAGCGCCCTTCTGTGTTTAG CTTCCAGCCTGCAGTGTTTCCAATATAATGGCCTTCCAGACCTTGCCAAAGAGGAACAGGTGGTGAAGAATTGTGAGAGCACCCATCAGTACTGCTCCTCCTCACTATTCACCTATGGTG ATCTGGTGAGTGGAAACGTGCTGGTGAAGGGCTGTTCTACAGGCCAGTCCTGTAACAAAACCCAGAGCGGACCCATCAAATTCATCCAAACCAGCGAGACCGTCCTGTGCTGTGACACTGAACTATGCAATGAACACTTGGTGCCAG ATCTAGGGGAGGATGCACGAATACATTGTCTTGCATGTCAAGGACCTCCCTCATATTGTGGGGGCAGCAGCCATCCTAATTTGAGATGTGGGCCCTCCCAGAAATCATGCATTGAAGTCTCCATTACCTCTGCACTCAGTCAAG ACATCCATCACACCATGATAAAGAGCTGTAGTAATACTTCGTCATGTCCTGGGCTTTCTGCTTTTAGCAATGGAAAAAATCCAGTTTCATATTCTTGCATCCATCACTGCTGCAATGGCAGCCTGTGCAATAAGGGAAACTTTGCAG CTGAAGACCCCGGAGCAGAGAACGGTTTGGAGTGTTACAGCCGATCCTCTCCAAAAGAAGTCAGCACCATGCGGTGTAGGGGGCAGATGACGCAGTGTGTGGACCTGATGG GTGAATCAAGTCACAGTGCACCAGTTATGAGTGGATGTGCCACTGAATCCTTCTGTCAAGGCCTCTACCCAACATTTCCCATACCAGGATGGACAAGAACTGTGTGCTGCACCAAATCACTCTGCAACCAAGGCAACAGTACGGCTACCAatgacataaaacattaa